The proteins below come from a single Acidobacteriota bacterium genomic window:
- a CDS encoding YggS family pyridoxal phosphate-dependent enzyme yields the protein MITENVKALMAELPPGVELVAAAKTRAPEEIIEAVEAGVRIVGHNYVQEAARSIAALGRRCRWHFIGHLQTNKAKAAVEMFDMIETVDSARLARELDKRAAAAGRTMPILIEVNSGREPQKHGVFPEDVEALAREIAMLPNLRLEGLMTMGPFEGDPEDARPYFRETRRVFDALAASAIPGIEMAHLSMGMTHSYRVAIEEGATMVRIGTGIFGQRD from the coding sequence ATGATTACAGAAAACGTCAAAGCTCTCATGGCCGAACTCCCGCCGGGCGTCGAGCTCGTAGCCGCGGCCAAGACGCGCGCGCCGGAGGAGATCATCGAAGCCGTCGAGGCCGGCGTTCGGATCGTCGGCCATAATTATGTCCAGGAAGCCGCCCGCTCCATCGCAGCCCTCGGCCGTCGCTGCCGCTGGCACTTTATCGGCCACCTTCAGACGAACAAGGCCAAAGCGGCGGTCGAGATGTTCGACATGATCGAAACCGTGGACTCGGCCCGCCTGGCCCGGGAACTCGACAAGCGGGCCGCGGCGGCCGGACGGACGATGCCCATTCTCATTGAAGTCAACAGCGGCCGCGAACCCCAGAAACACGGCGTCTTCCCCGAGGATGTCGAGGCCCTCGCCCGGGAGATCGCCATGCTCCCCAATCTCCGCCTCGAGGGCCTCATGACCATGGGTCCGTTCGAAGGCGACCCCGAGGACGCCAGGCCCTATTTCCGCGAAACACGCCGCGTCTTCGACGCACTGGCCGCGTCCGCAATCCCGGGAATCGAAATGGCCCACCTCTCCATGGGCATGACCCACTCCTATCGCGTCGCGATCGAGGAAGGAGCGACCATGGTCCGCATCGGGACCGGGATCTTCGGACAGCGGGACTGA
- a CDS encoding aromatic amino acid ammonia-lyase: MPVRLDGLHLTIEDLVLIARHNEPVDLDPAALERIKSCRAMLEKKLAAREIMYGTNTGIGEFSEIVLSDEQVREFQKYLIYNHAAGIGEPAPIEHVRGAMAGRINVHARGRSGCRPEITLTLLEMLNKGVTPVVCRKGSVGACGDLAPMSQIALLLMGEGEAFFKGERLPGKVAMDRAGIPVPGLEARDGLAAINGSNMLTAMSAIHLHDIGRWIKQAEIACAMSLEALVANLKPYDVRLHVERGFEGAIRSSRAIMKCIEGGDLQTGKMKTKVQDAYSMRSSPQVIGAARDAVAHARRQVEIELNATADNPIFLPEFNLTLTGANFQGSPVALPMDMVGAAVTMVCVLSERRLNRLTNPALSVGLPAFLTKGAGMFSGMMLSQYTADMMIVEQRILSMPASIQSIPAAADQEDFVSMGMNSALKNEQILDNAYGILGIEFMAAAQALDFRTFTPGRGSETARRVIRRHVPHLDEDRPLYPDHNIMKGLVCSGEILEEVEKAVGPLD, translated from the coding sequence ATGCCCGTCCGTCTCGATGGTTTGCATCTGACGATTGAAGATCTGGTCCTTATTGCGCGACACAATGAACCTGTGGACCTCGACCCGGCTGCACTCGAAAGGATCAAAAGCTGCCGGGCCATGCTCGAAAAAAAGCTCGCGGCCCGCGAGATCATGTACGGCACGAATACGGGAATCGGGGAATTTTCCGAGATCGTTCTCAGCGACGAACAAGTCCGGGAGTTCCAGAAATATCTGATCTATAACCACGCGGCGGGGATCGGCGAACCGGCTCCGATCGAACACGTTCGAGGCGCCATGGCCGGACGGATCAATGTTCATGCCCGCGGACGGTCGGGTTGTCGCCCCGAGATCACGCTGACGCTTCTGGAAATGCTGAACAAGGGCGTAACGCCCGTCGTCTGCAGGAAAGGGTCGGTCGGTGCCTGTGGAGATCTGGCACCCATGTCCCAGATTGCGCTTCTCTTGATGGGTGAGGGAGAAGCCTTCTTCAAGGGCGAGAGATTGCCGGGGAAGGTTGCGATGGATCGAGCCGGTATTCCCGTGCCGGGGCTGGAGGCGCGCGACGGCCTGGCCGCCATAAACGGGTCAAACATGCTCACGGCCATGAGCGCCATTCATCTCCACGATATCGGGCGCTGGATCAAGCAGGCCGAGATCGCCTGTGCCATGTCGCTCGAGGCTCTGGTCGCCAACCTCAAGCCATATGACGTTCGGTTGCATGTTGAGCGGGGATTCGAGGGCGCCATCCGGTCGAGCCGGGCGATCATGAAATGCATTGAGGGAGGGGACCTTCAGACGGGTAAGATGAAGACCAAGGTCCAGGATGCCTACTCCATGCGCTCGTCGCCTCAGGTCATCGGCGCCGCTCGCGACGCCGTCGCCCATGCCCGCCGTCAGGTCGAGATCGAACTCAACGCAACGGCCGACAATCCCATTTTCCTGCCGGAATTCAACCTGACCCTGACCGGCGCCAACTTCCAGGGGAGTCCTGTGGCCCTGCCGATGGATATGGTCGGGGCGGCCGTCACCATGGTTTGCGTCCTTTCGGAGAGGCGGCTCAATCGGCTGACAAACCCGGCCCTGAGCGTCGGCCTGCCGGCTTTCCTGACGAAGGGAGCAGGCATGTTTTCGGGCATGATGCTGAGCCAGTATACGGCCGATATGATGATCGTCGAGCAGCGGATTCTTTCCATGCCGGCCTCGATTCAGTCCATTCCTGCCGCGGCCGATCAGGAGGATTTTGTCTCCATGGGCATGAACTCGGCGCTCAAAAACGAACAGATCCTGGACAACGCTTACGGCATTTTGGGGATCGAGTTTATGGCCGCGGCCCAAGCTCTCGATTTCCGGACGTTCACGCCGGGCCGGGGATCAGAGACCGCCCGCCGGGTTATCCGCCGGCACGTCCCGCATCTCGACGAAGACCGGCCCCTTTATCCCGACCACAACATTATGAAAGGCCTCGTTTGCTCAGGTGAGATTCTGGAAGAGGTCGAAAAGGCCGTCGGCCCCCTCGACTGA